From Paenibacillus sp. PL2-23:
CTGCGTAACATGGTAGAAGCCACGAGCATCGCTCGCTCCAAGCACGCCGTGCATGTATAACGTTAAAGGCAAGGAGGGACCAGGCTATATGCTTGGTCCTTTCTTTACTACAATTTATAAGTTTTCGAGCATTCGAAAACAGAAATGCTATTTGGCGATAAATCCTACATCTAAACGCGGTCGCTCATCTCTGAAAGGCCTCGATAGAGGATTTCTCATGGGGTGGTCGCCCAAGATATTCCGCCATCCTCCGTTCGAAGAAGGTATCCATCACCCCGAACCCAACCAATCTTATGATCAACAAATTTAAGTTCTGTGGCGTTCCGTAATTCAGGCAAAGTAATTAACACCTTCCAATGTACCCCGCCATCCGATGTGCCATAGAGGGTTCCTTTTTCTGCATCAATCATCCAAAAATGCTTATGATCTGAAGCTGTGATCGGATGAAAACCTATCGGGGAACTGCCGTTTTTCGCAATAACAGTAGGCTCACCTTCTCGAGGAATTACCCGCCTCCATGTAACTCCTCCATTTTCAGTTGTGAACCAAACAATCCCAGCCTTTTCATTATTGCTAGTCATGTAGGAAACTGACAGTACGCCTTCCTGCTTGGCATTACCAAAGAACTGAGGAGGTTGTGAGGCGGAATACACAGCATCTTTATTGTCTTGAGGCAAATCTAATGTCAGGCGCTTCCATGAGGCTCCGCCGTCAATCGTCCTGTAAATCTCTGGATCGAGGTCCCTCGAATTAAATAAGGTTATAAATCCAACCATGCTATTGGAAAAAGACATGCCAGATTGTGTGGAAACAAGAGTTCCATCTGGTGTGATTTTGTCAGCATATTCCCACGTCAACCCACCATCTTTGGTCTGATATAAAGCTGTTATTACCGGACCACTGGCCGGATCCGATATGAATGAAACGAACCCTGTCTTTTCATCAATAAAGAAGAGACTAAATGACGTATTTATACTTTGAGCAGACCAAGTATCCTTTGTAGGTAATGTGGACGAGATCCAAGAATCACCGCCATCATTCGTGCTATATATAATCCAGTTCATCTCAATATCGGCAGGGCGAACAACGAAGTAAGCGAATTGCTCGTCAAAAAGGAATGGTTCATATCTTGAGTTGTCATACCCTTGCGGAGTCCGGTCCACCCAGGTTTGTCCGCCGTCATTGGTACGTTTCACACTCGTTCCGAATGCCCATCCGTTGATCTTATCTACCATTCTAATCTGTGCAGATGACATATTAAAGAAGGGAGTTGCAGCAGGACTTTGGCTTTGTACAGGAAGGTCTACTGAGCCCTCATTTGGAATGCTGTTTGAAATGATAATGATTACTCCCAGCACAGAAGCAATTGCTCCGATATACCATTTGGATCTTGATTGGGTATGCTTCACCGATCCTAATCGTTTTTTCGTCAACGCTGCAAGGTTAGCATTAAAGTGATTTCGCTTAAAAGGTTCTTTTCCCGCTCTCTCATACCATTCCGGTTTACTCATGGTCCCCAACCTCCTGAAGCTTATTCTTAACTTTCGCGCGTGCACGATATAAGCGAGACTTTATAGTCCCTTCCGCTACTCCCAGCATCTCTGCCATATCCTGAATCGTCATGTCGTGTTGAATGTCCAAAAGGAGCACCTCACGAAATTTCAATGGCAGACTCAAGATCACTCGCCAAATATCATTCGATACCTCTTGATCGATAAATTCACTTTCTGCTGACGATACCGTCTGGCTATGCTTTACCCATTCAAATAGGGTTACCCTCCGGAGAAAGGCAGAATTTCTGTAATTATGGCATAGATTACGAGTGATTTTTAACAGCCATGTTTTTAAGGTCGACTCGCCGCGGAAATCCTTAATGCTGCGGAATGCCCTTAGAAAGACTTCTTGAGAGATATCATCGGAGGCATGGCGATCCCTCGTCAGAAAAAAAGCGTAATTCCAAACATCCTTTCCAAAATCCAGCATCATTCGATCTAGAGCATTGGATTCCACTTCGGATGACAAGTATCTCAGATATTCATACTCCACCACATAGTTCCCCTCCTACTTAAATAGACAGGGCTACTCCAGACAAAGTTCCCATAATATTGAGAAAACAAGAAAAAGCACCCAAAAGTTTGACGGGTACCTTCTTGATTAAGCTCTATCCAGCTTTAATATGTGCAGAAAAAAGCTCCCTCCACGCTTCTTGCGGATCTGAAATCGTCCTGAAGACGTCAACCTCTTCTACAAAAAGTTTATTGCTTTTGCAATATCAAGATAGATTGCCTGTTAACGCTTCGACTTGCGGTAAGAAGAGGGGCTCATTGACTGCCATTTATGAAACTGATTGATAAAATGGTTGTAATTGTGGAAGCCGACATCGTAAGCAATTTCCGACGCGCTGCGCTCCGTATGCTCCAACAGCAGGGCAGCTTGCCGAATTCGCATTTGGTTCACCGCATCCACAATGGAATAACCCGTATGCTCCTTGAATAGATGAGATAACCGCGATGGGGAAAGCTGTACGGCTCGGGCTATCTGCTCGATTCGAACAGGCTCCCGCATTTGGCGAGACAGCAGATGCAGGGCTTCTTCGACACGACTGTCCAGCCGGCTCTGCCTGCGCTTGGTTAGCAGGATCATTATTTCGGTCAGCGACTGTACGCATAGCTCGTTCCAATAATCCGTTCGCTCCCTGGAGTCGGACAAAATTTTCATAAACGCCCGATACACCCGTTTACGCACCGTTTCATTGTCGATGGTCTGAAGGAACAAAGACTTATCCGGAAGCCAATGGCGAGCAATCATGGCATCGTCGAAGTGCGCCCAGACAAAATGCCAGGTTCCACCGGCCACTGTTCCGTATCGATGCGGCGTACCCGTCCGGAGTATCGTCACGTCGCGGCTTCTGCATGTCATTCGCTCTCCTGGTATCTCGAAATAGCCCTCTCCGTCAAGGGTATAAACAATGAGCCAATCCTTCATCCCGTTAGGGCGGCTGCAGGAATACGAATCGTTTTCCTGGAAATGTCCCGCCAGTACGAAGCCGCTGTCCGGCCCTTCGAGCTTCGATTGCCGGTTTTTATGAACCATTATCGGCGCACTTCCTCTCACACTAGCTTATGCATTTAATCTAACATAAATGGCTCAGCGCGAGAACAGTCGCAGCAGAATTGTGTGACATATTAGTTTCATTGTTACTTCAATGACGAAGTCTCCCGCCGTATACTGAAAGCGTGAAGAACACGAGTGAAGGAGAGGAACGATATGACCATTACGCTTCGTATATTGACAGCGGAACAGAAGGAGCAATTCGAGAAGGAAGGATATTTGATTGTGCCAGGCCTGTTCTCCGAGGCGGAGCTGCAGGAAATCGATGATACCTTCGAGGCTATGAGCCACAGAACCATTCCTGGCTATTTCGAACCAAAGCTGGACGGGGATGATAACGATCCGCTGAAGCGGTA
This genomic window contains:
- a CDS encoding helix-turn-helix domain-containing protein, coding for MVHKNRQSKLEGPDSGFVLAGHFQENDSYSCSRPNGMKDWLIVYTLDGEGYFEIPGERMTCRSRDVTILRTGTPHRYGTVAGGTWHFVWAHFDDAMIARHWLPDKSLFLQTIDNETVRKRVYRAFMKILSDSRERTDYWNELCVQSLTEIMILLTKRRQSRLDSRVEEALHLLSRQMREPVRIEQIARAVQLSPSRLSHLFKEHTGYSIVDAVNQMRIRQAALLLEHTERSASEIAYDVGFHNYNHFINQFHKWQSMSPSSYRKSKR
- a CDS encoding sigma-70 family RNA polymerase sigma factor — encoded protein: MVEYEYLRYLSSEVESNALDRMMLDFGKDVWNYAFFLTRDRHASDDISQEVFLRAFRSIKDFRGESTLKTWLLKITRNLCHNYRNSAFLRRVTLFEWVKHSQTVSSAESEFIDQEVSNDIWRVILSLPLKFREVLLLDIQHDMTIQDMAEMLGVAEGTIKSRLYRARAKVKNKLQEVGDHE